In the Salvia miltiorrhiza cultivar Shanhuang (shh) chromosome 8, IMPLAD_Smil_shh, whole genome shotgun sequence genome, TTGTATTTCCAAACACCACATTCTTCCCCTCGTTGAAGAGCCGTTGCCTTTTGCTTACTATGATGGTTGTTACTTTTCTACTTCTAAGTTTTACAAAGGCCCTGGGCGTTATCTTGAAGGACCGCGAACTTATCAGGTGAAGGATGATTTAACCGTGGTGCCCTTTTGTACTGTCTCGATTCTTTCCGGTCTCAGGGCCAAGAGAATCTCCATATCTGACGTCGACGAAGTGGAGATGCAAATCGGACTCAAAGAggtaatacaatttgaaatctgTGTCATTTGATTCATTTTGTATATGTTTATGTGTTGTGACAGTTTGTTGGTGAGAtcatttgattgattttgtatatatatatgtttagatGTTGAGTGAATTGTGTTGGTGCAGGCTTGTAGCATACTGAAAGCCTCTCTTACTTCAACTACTGCTCTCACTGATGCTCTACTGAGTGgcaacactacaaaaaaaaatgtccTATAGCTACACCCCTTTCATGACAGAAAATAATATGTGTCTGCATAAGTGTCTATCGCGACACCGAACGTCTAAATATCAACAATTACTCTTTAATTTTAGACTATTATGGCACAAAGAAATACACGCCTCTATAGTACCCTAATTACGACATTAATCAGCGTCACaaccctttatttttcttttcgaaTTTTTAATTTAGAGTTGATAACAAcgtttagttaattaataaaattaaatgacttcaaagtgcactttttcaattaaaaaatgacAATTAATAGATTAGCGATGACAGCTGTGGAGTCCTCATTATCAAAGTATTTACACATTCAGATTCACTCTTCAGCTTAAAAGAAATTACTTGATACTACCTtcgtctcactccaataggctcattgttttttggcacgaaaattaaaaaaacttactttttagtaggaaagtagtagtaaagtggtgtgatccacaccaattaaatacaacttttttacccaaaaagaaaaatgagcctattgtaATATGacatcccaaaaaagaaaatgagcctattcgagtgggacggagggagtactatttttttaattccagattatgataaaaaaaaatatttttaattaatcaaaacaAAGAAATAGCTCCATAGGCGGCAATACTTCCCACCAAATAATTTTCTTTcggattgttttttttttaaggataaTGAATGATTGTTTTAAAATTCATTATTTGCGGAATATTTGGGGCATAAAATCTGTAAATATTTTGGATATGATACGTTATTATTTAGATTTTTTGTGGGAGAATAATTTCTTTTTGAGTGGGGTGGGATTATGTGCAATAAATTTCATCTCCcatccttcaaaaaaaaaaaagtttaatctCCCGGTAATATGCACATTGCGCAAAAAAATTTCCTTTTCTACTAGACGGTTACTCTAGAAGTGAAGCAAAGTTCACAGTTTCTCTTAATTCAAAGTTCAGAAGTTCACCCAGCAAATTTTTGTTTTCAATATGAAGGAACCCGTAAGGTATGCTCTCGTTTTTCGCTAACGATTAATTCATTGAAATCTGATTTTCCCTAATTCAATTTTGTTCATGGTTTGAATTGCCCGTCTTTTTTAGAAGTTCATCAACATCAGTGGAAAGGTCAATTTGAAGGAACCCGTGAGGTAAGGCTATGCTCTTATTTTGTCTGATCATTTTATTGAAATCTGATTCTGCcctaatttaattttgtttattttttaatatttgttcGTCCTTTTCTGAAATTCAGTTTCATTAGATGCCTTTCTCTTCTCCGGTCAATTGGTATGTATTCTTCAGTGAGTGTTTCTACCTCTGTCTCACACACACATTGACACATATATGCTTGGCGTTTCTAGTCGATTAAAGTGCGCAAAATTAATATATCTAACTCAACTTTTTGTGCATTACAAGTTCCAGGATTTGAgtatttagatatattaattGTTACTTCAGAAGTATAGTTTAGTGTCAATTGTCTAGCAATGCATAGACCTataagtgtatatatatatatatcaaattctTATCATGCTCTACTTTCTTTCTGTTTAGATTTTTTATAAAGACATAAGTTTGATTCTATGTTGATTTAGCTTTTTGTGTAAGAAATACTATGAGTATCTTGCTTTTTGTTAAATTTTTTCAGTGAGGTTGAAATGGATGCTCCCTGGAGCCATTATCTACTGCTATCTACAGTGTATGTGCTTTCCACCCTCAACTCTTATTATTTAACTCTGGTTAACTTATTATATGATAGTAGCtgtgaaattataaattaacgTTATCATTGCAATGTCAAGTAATAAGTTCGGTTCTTAACTAGATGGATCTATTTCTTTTATAAGGCATTGTTGTATATTGTAAAGAGTATTGCTAAAATCAgtaggataattttttttaattatcgttTTTCTGTAAAGTTGTTGGGGGTTGAAATTATTAAAGTTATATTGTaaagtttttttaattattgtatattccttttaattattgttttttaattattgatgtACATGAAAGTCTATTGCTGAGTTAGATTGCTAATTGGATGCACATTTCATATCAGGTTATTTCCTACTAATCCCTGCTCTTCACTATTAATCAGTTGTGGTCATACTTTGTTATATCTTTATTTCAgtttctaaattatttttattagaaaatataataggCTAACATGAAGAATGGTTGTAGAAAAACAGTATCTCTAATATTCCCAATGAGTTCATTTTGAATGAGTATAGTTTATATTTATGTTACTTTTCTTATGTTTTTACCTTAACTTCtgtttgttgaaaaatgaacCTGTTACTTTCAATGAGAATTTCAATGTAGATAAAgtatatatactatattattttttattcaatttcctTCAGTTAGGTTAGgattgaatgatatatgattcTATAGTTGTAGGGATGATCAGGTATATGATCCATCGAAGAAGTCAAGAAACAAGTTGTTAAGATACTTCAAGATGTTAGTATTATTGTAGAAACCATCAAGGTATGCTTACATATGgtgcaaattttattttcttaacaaTAGAATGTATCTATCTCTTTATACTTTGATCCAATTTCTAGTAGTAGATATTGGTCTTGGTTTTGaaattttttcatattatttttgttctcaggATGACCGTTCTTATTGGTCTATCAAATTCAGGAAAAACGACAAATTTTAAAGTTGCAGCAAGAAGAAGGTGCTTGCCATATTAACTAAAGACAcgggttggagattttatgCACAACATGGCTTCAGAAGAAGAGTGCAACATGCCATCACTTTTtagcactatatatatattttttctttgaaattttagatatttttctAAATAGGTTGTTCGATTAGTGCTACTATAAAAGTTAATGAAGTGATGTACATCTTGTTCCAAATTTTTGGgatcattgatttttttttattattattaatatatgatttttattgtattGGATGTGTTTAATtgtcattatttttatatttccaATTATATAACTCTTCCATAGAAATTGAAGCtataaaatgtaaataaatacttaaattTCCGTGAAATGGCCTTTTCAAATTGAcctcattaataatattataatatatttataaatgcgTAAAAGTATCACAAATTATTCGTATATCTTTTCCAGGCAAATGAAGATGTGGTAATTGATGGGCTATCATGGCATTTATTCAAATGCCAACTGATTCTCAAGAACTTATCGCAACACTTATTCTTGTTATTATACATATTTAAGCTTTAGCTACACTGGAACACACGACATTTAAAATCTCCGTTGCTATAGATTAAATGTGGTTATAGATAATCTATTACAACATGTTTTGATGTCCTTTAAAGTGATTTTTCTTGTAGTCGTTCGAACAACCtcagagagaagaagaagtctGCGTGTGATATGATATCCATGCTTCCAATTATTTTGCTGATCCTGTGTGTTGCAATGTCAATtgtgcttctttttttttatgttgaatTATGGATCTTGCTACTCCAATCATTTTGTCCTGTAAGAAATGACTTTATGGAGGCTAGTATTTTGGCTGTTATGTTTTTCAAACTTTTTCACTAATTAATGCAACATGGGCTTTAATTATGGGATGAGACTTTGTAATTATGGAGACTTTAAATATGACTCCCTCTGTTCACGATATTGTTTCCACTTTTGTCATATTGGACtgtccacaatatcattttcacttaTGTTTATAGTAGTAGAGTCCACTAGTGAGATCCAAacttcactcacaacaatatcaattactatccaccacttttctaaaactcgtgtcgtccacaAAGTTGAAACGATATCTTGAACGGAAAGTATAATTTTACCGAAAgacaaaaatgataaaaataatttttttttgttggacAAAGGAAGCACTCCTAAGAttttacaataaatctatgtgGCCACGTTATGATTGGccataaattaatcaaattacaaaaaaaaagtgatttatatggaattttggttcaaaataaaattggaGTTTCAGTATTGTGTACATAttgtagctatttttttttgttttttttttgttttaaataggcaaaccaaattttgtaaaacaaagcTCTTTaataataggtatagattaaTTTTCTAGTAATTAATGTTAAATAGAATCCTTATGCAAAACactttttattttgaataaaatattattgaaataataaatttaatagagAACAAGATCTAAACCGCATATTTAGTAACACGATTTACTATTAGATTAGtactttttttaatgaatttatatataaataacaaaaagatAGTACTTCATAAGCTCATTCCACAGCGgataaagtaattaaataagcaaggttcataatcataatagaaataaaaaaaaacaaagcacCCACCCTATATAGGTATCAATATTTTCCATCAAGAGACATTCAAACGATGCAAACTTCACTCGATCAACAGTGAAGTTCAGGTTTAAACCTCACCGCTTCCCCCACTTGCGACAAATAACCGGCCTCAGAGTTATTTCTTTTGTCGTTTGTGCGATGGGTAAGTACTGAGCAGAGCATCGGACAGAGCTGTGGTGGATGTAAGAGAAGCTTTCAGTATGCTCAAAGCCTGCACCCATCAACAAATTTGCTCTCAACatctaaacatatatatattatacacaTGTTAACAggcaaaattaattaaaagcttTCAAAGTTGTATATATTTACCTCTTTCAATCCAATCTGCAGCTCCATTTCTTCGACATCAGATATCGGAATTTTCCTCTTATTGATAGTCCAAATGGCAGAGGTTGTACGATAAGGTCTCACGGTCAAATCATCACTCACCACATAAGTTGTTGGTCGCACAAGATAGACTCCCTGGCCTTTGGGAAACGCAACCGAAGAAAAGAGGGAGAGATTATCTGTGTATTCAGCAGGCAAGCTTTCCTCAGCGAGGGGAAGAATCTGGTTTGGGGAGATGCAACCATGAGGCAAATTGGGATTCATTAGCCTCTTCTTCGTCTCCGAGGTCTTGAAATACTCGACGTCGAGTTCAGCCGTGCTCCGGTACAAGTTGTTTATAGCCTCAAAACAAGTCTTGCCTAATGGAATGGTGAGCAAACCAAATAGAAACTCTACGAAATCTTCCTTAGCGTGAGCGTACAAAAGCTCACCGGTGGATTTTCGTACCATCAATTTCAAACTTAGATTCCTACACTTGGGGTTTACTTCTTTATCAAACTCCGGCAATGAAATCGTTGCAGTTGAACTCTTTGTTGTTACACCTTGGAAAAGGTCCGACAATGGAGTTGGGGACATCAAGGATGTCTTCAACAAGTCAATAATCTAACAACattgcattaaaaaaaaaaaaaaaaaaatacaaggtTAATAGGCTACAAATTTATAGATTACTAGCAGAAATGATTGATttttcacctaaaaatgaattactttaatatataactttttaacaataatttttttaaaattttaatgtaatatctaaattttgaataatatttaattttaatttattaagttACCACCTAATTTTGTCTTCGATAGAAAAAAACATAACCAAAACTAAAAGAAGTATATGAAGCTCatctttatataataaattttaatccAACAATTCTTCTAATAAAACTAGTATTAACTAATATTGTAATTCTAAATGACTAAATTTAGAGAATAAAGAATAGTAACTTATgtggataaaatattaaattgtgcAATTGACCTTAAAATAagtactagcatttgcatcccgtgcaatgcacggaaaaatatttttattttttatatttatataaattaatactaattcaattattatacttatacatataataaaaaattaattgtaattgaatatatttgaactgaatattgaaaaaataaaaaagaattcataattataaaatttaatactatgaaaaacaaaaacaaaaatataagttaaaaaaattaaaaataaaatactaattaaaaatatatttattgaaaaaagatgagagatgagagagatatttaattttttacattttaaatcaaatatttaaagtATAATAAGTTAcgattgaagaaaatataattaaaaattatagtaacaaattaagagtggtacacactaaattgtAGGATAGAAGATCTCATTTGATAGATTGGTAAAGAAAGCCACGAAATTTCggaattttattaaaaactaACCCCAACTTTTTGAAATTCAATTTCTGGATTATAACCAATTAATCCCAAAAAAAGCAGGAAAATTGAGGTTAGAGAATTAAGAATCACCTCTTCGAACCCAAACGAAACTGAGACCAAATCTGCCTCATTCACGTCTGTAATGCCAAGAAGGGTGATGAATGGTAGGACTCCAGTCTCATTTGCAAATATTTGCAGATCAGTAGAGATTATGAAAGATGATTTACTTTTAATGAACACTCCATCTCTCGAAGCAGCATTAGACCCTTTCTCAGCTTCTTCTTTTCTCATCTTATTGCCACAGGTTTTGCAGGTGAGATCATCATAGTACATGCTGATGCTAGGAAGTGTAGAGCAACAGCAGAAATGCTTCGCAGGCAGAGAATCAGTGAAGTCCAGTTTCAGCATTTTGTATTCGTCTTCGAATGAACTGATTGGAAAGAGGAGAGCCTTGTGAGCATCCTCCGTCACAAAATAGGCCTCATCGAGGTCTCCTAAGCTGCGATACAAAC is a window encoding:
- the LOC130998430 gene encoding uncharacterized protein LOC130998430; protein product: MSNANKGVNFSLKLMKSKDERKVLFAEADHHFIDILLSFLTLPLGRIMEIFDGHFEGNETPSIGSLTSLYRSLGDLDEAYFVTEDAHKALLFPISSFEDEYKMLKLDFTDSLPAKHFCCCSTLPSISMYYDDLTCKTCGNKMRKEEAEKGSNAASRDGVFIKSKSSFIISTDLQIFANETGVLPFITLLGITDVNEADLVSVSFGFEEIIDLLKTSLMSPTPLSDLFQGVTTKSSTATISLPEFDKEVNPKCRNLSLKLMVRKSTGELLYAHAKEDFVEFLFGLLTIPLGKTCFEAINNLYRSTAELDVEYFKTSETKKRLMNPNLPHGCISPNQILPLAEESLPAEYTDNLSLFSSVAFPKGQGVYLVRPTTYVVSDDLTVRPYRTTSAIWTINKRKIPISDVEEMELQIGLKEALSILKASLTSTTALSDALLSTYPSHKRQKK